From a single Candidatus Bathyarchaeia archaeon genomic region:
- a CDS encoding metal-dependent transcriptional regulator, which yields MLVSVSVEDHLEAIYELTRERGQVRVVDISRYLNIKPPSVVEMLWKLKAKGFVIYERNRRVRLTQKGEELAKFVGHKHKTLVNFLILLGIEEDIAEEDACRIEHVIHPATAKKLAEFVKSIQSSPKKRLTRPL from the coding sequence TTGTTGGTTTCCGTGAGTGTTGAAGACCATTTAGAGGCCATATACGAGTTAACTAGGGAGAGAGGGCAGGTCAGGGTGGTTGACATCTCTAGATATCTCAACATTAAACCACCGAGCGTCGTGGAGATGTTATGGAAACTTAAGGCTAAGGGGTTCGTGATTTACGAGAGAAACAGGAGAGTTAGGCTCACCCAAAAGGGTGAAGAGCTGGCAAAGTTCGTCGGGCATAAACATAAAACACTCGTCAACTTTCTGATCCTTCTAGGTATAGAGGAGGATATAGCAGAGGAGGACGCGTGTAGAATTGAGCATGTCATTCACCCGGCAACGGCCAAAAAACTAGCGGAGTTCGTAAAGTCCATTCAATCCTCCCCAAAAAAGAGGCTTACTAGACCTCTATGA
- the thiL gene encoding thiamine-phosphate kinase, with protein sequence MAARKGLGEREIIATIRRLLGKIPKLELPFGDDVVAFRLEGNSVGVLKTDMLVAKTDVPPGMTVRQAARKALVMCVSDFAAKGVKPLLSLVALGIPSKMTESEVRALALGLREAARGYGFWIVGGDTNEADDLVISPILYGISKRGQILPRGGAKPGDSVVVSGTFGNTKAGLKILLEGYEAPLNLKRHLLRAVYLPEARLSLGLKLKDLGATAAIDSSDGLAWSLNELALASGVGFEIQKLPVADEAATFAKLNQLDIFDLVFYGGEEYEIVATMPPNCLAEAEKELGGRIIKIGCVTRKKGLVFNDGETRREIKARGWEHFRAS encoded by the coding sequence TTGGCAGCCAGAAAGGGTCTCGGGGAGAGGGAGATTATAGCCACTATAAGGAGACTGCTAGGCAAAATTCCCAAATTAGAGTTACCCTTCGGTGATGATGTGGTTGCCTTCCGTTTGGAGGGCAACTCGGTTGGGGTTCTTAAGACGGATATGTTGGTGGCAAAGACTGATGTCCCGCCTGGGATGACGGTTCGTCAAGCTGCCCGTAAAGCGTTAGTTATGTGCGTCAGTGACTTCGCCGCTAAGGGCGTTAAACCTCTCCTCTCCCTAGTCGCTTTGGGGATACCATCGAAGATGACCGAGTCCGAGGTTAGAGCTCTCGCACTGGGTCTGAGGGAGGCGGCTAGAGGTTATGGTTTCTGGATAGTTGGCGGAGACACAAACGAGGCCGACGATCTAGTCATCTCACCAATACTCTATGGCATATCCAAGAGGGGACAGATATTGCCGCGAGGTGGCGCTAAACCAGGCGACAGCGTAGTGGTCTCAGGCACTTTCGGGAACACTAAAGCCGGCCTAAAGATTTTGCTCGAAGGGTATGAAGCGCCACTTAACTTGAAGAGACATCTCTTAAGGGCGGTCTATCTCCCAGAGGCTAGGCTGAGTTTGGGGTTGAAACTTAAGGATCTTGGAGCCACTGCCGCTATAGATTCAAGTGACGGGTTGGCTTGGAGCCTAAATGAGTTAGCTTTGGCGAGTGGGGTTGGTTTCGAGATCCAAAAGCTACCAGTAGCGGATGAGGCTGCTACTTTTGCAAAACTCAACCAGCTGGACATCTTCGACCTAGTATTTTATGGGGGGGAGGAGTATGAGATCGTGGCCACCATGCCACCCAACTGTCTGGCGGAGGCTGAGAAGGAACTAGGCGGACGGATAATCAAGATAGGGTGTGTTACAAGGAAGAAGGGTCTGGTCTTTAATGACGGTGAGACAAGGAGGGAGATCAAGGCGAGAGGCTGGGAGCACTTTCGGGCAAGTTAA
- a CDS encoding TIGR00300 family protein, with protein MNKTQSNKSRVSELYAHEVEVEGHLIDSMILSRIWDKIMDLGGDFEVLEFRVGRRKTDYSYARMLVKGRDQGHLNLILEEIYRLGAVSKTAEEVKCERAQRDSVAPDGFYSTTNNPTFIYYGGRWIEVEDMMMDKVVVVDAEEGRAFCKPLTEIREGDLIVVGETGIKVKPPERPRENIGIFEFMGSSASSEKPVASIIKQIAEDIQNVKESGGKIVVVAGPAVVHTGATEAFATLIREGYVDALLTGNALAVHDVEAVIYGTSLGISLKDGTRSSHRNHMAAINEVFKAGSLKEAVEKGVLKKGIIYECIKKGIPLVIAGSIRDDGPLPDTITDVVVAQKMYKEALKGADIVLMLATMLHSIAVGNMLPSDVKLICVDINLPAVTKLLDRGTTQAVGIVSDVGTFLPLLVEELKKSKSMRSKSSETSVAP; from the coding sequence TTGAATAAAACCCAATCTAACAAGTCAAGAGTTTCAGAGCTATACGCGCACGAGGTTGAAGTCGAAGGCCACCTAATCGACTCCATGATTCTTTCTAGGATCTGGGATAAGATAATGGATCTCGGCGGGGACTTCGAAGTCTTAGAGTTCCGCGTGGGGCGACGTAAGACTGACTACAGCTACGCTCGTATGTTGGTCAAGGGGAGGGATCAAGGCCACCTCAACCTAATCTTGGAAGAGATCTATCGGCTTGGAGCCGTATCTAAGACCGCGGAAGAAGTCAAATGTGAACGTGCCCAAAGAGACAGCGTAGCGCCTGATGGCTTCTACTCCACCACAAATAACCCCACCTTCATCTACTATGGGGGCCGTTGGATCGAAGTTGAAGATATGATGATGGACAAAGTTGTTGTCGTAGATGCTGAAGAGGGGCGGGCCTTCTGCAAGCCCCTCACAGAGATCAGGGAAGGCGACCTCATAGTTGTCGGCGAGACCGGCATCAAAGTAAAGCCACCTGAACGCCCGAGGGAAAACATAGGTATCTTTGAGTTCATGGGAAGTAGCGCCTCCTCGGAGAAACCTGTGGCTTCAATTATAAAACAGATAGCCGAGGACATCCAGAACGTCAAAGAGTCTGGAGGCAAAATCGTCGTGGTGGCTGGGCCGGCAGTAGTACATACGGGAGCCACCGAAGCCTTCGCAACACTGATCAGGGAAGGCTATGTCGATGCTCTACTAACTGGCAACGCGTTGGCAGTTCACGATGTTGAAGCGGTTATCTATGGCACTTCTCTAGGTATCAGCTTGAAGGATGGTACAAGGTCGAGCCACCGCAACCACATGGCTGCAATTAATGAAGTCTTTAAAGCAGGCTCCCTGAAAGAGGCTGTTGAGAAGGGCGTACTGAAGAAGGGCATCATCTATGAATGTATAAAGAAGGGTATCCCTTTAGTCATAGCCGGTTCGATCCGCGACGACGGTCCCCTACCGGATACTATCACAGACGTGGTTGTAGCCCAGAAGATGTATAAGGAAGCCTTGAAAGGTGCTGATATCGTGTTGATGCTCGCAACGATGCTCCACTCGATAGCTGTAGGGAACATGCTCCCATCCGATGTGAAGCTTATCTGTGTTGACATAAACCTACCCGCTGTGACGAAACTCCTCGACAGGGGTACCACGCAGGCCGTAGGCATCGTATCGGATGTAGGGACTTTCTTACCACTCTTAGTCGAAGAGTTGAAGAAGAGTAAGAGTATGCGAAGCAAATCCTCCGAAACAAGCGTTGCCCCTTAA
- the thiD gene encoding bifunctional hydroxymethylpyrimidine kinase/phosphomethylpyrimidine kinase translates to MADVWKSPSVLTIAGVDSSGGAGVAADLKTFASLKFHGACVVTALTAQNTRKVYEVHPTPPGFLKRQLEAVFSDLEVKAVKVGMLYAPEAVKVVAYAIRGRELAVVVDPVLRAAVGDSLAAPGVVEAYTEELLPLATVVTPNIPEAEVFTNMKIKSFEDMKAAVTSLHEQGAEAILLKGGHLGGEIVVDLLSQRQGRCEKFERPRIKVEPHGIGCALSAALAVHLAQGYKLPQAVRRSEEFIDSLLSFCKPIGGGLRVADPLVPLYNEAERQMVVESIRLSLEIVKAHETKFLPYIAEVGTQIAMSLPYPTTLADVAAVDGRLKREACSIKISGSIKFGVSSHMARLILTCIHRNPTIRAAMNLHYEEGLLRALEKAGLTVSAFDRSLEPVETKQTEGATIIWGVERAVRVAGRVTDVIYDLGETGKEPMIRILGRNAEEVVEKALRGINLRGI, encoded by the coding sequence ATGGCAGATGTGTGGAAGTCTCCCTCCGTCTTGACAATTGCGGGAGTTGATAGTAGTGGCGGGGCTGGTGTTGCAGCCGACTTGAAGACATTCGCGTCTTTGAAGTTTCATGGCGCCTGCGTAGTTACCGCATTAACAGCCCAGAATACTAGGAAGGTTTATGAGGTTCACCCCACGCCTCCAGGTTTTCTTAAGCGCCAGCTGGAAGCAGTATTCTCCGACCTGGAAGTTAAAGCTGTGAAGGTTGGGATGCTCTATGCGCCGGAAGCTGTGAAGGTTGTAGCTTACGCCATTCGAGGTAGAGAACTTGCAGTTGTAGTAGACCCAGTCCTGAGAGCGGCAGTAGGAGACTCTTTAGCAGCTCCCGGGGTTGTGGAGGCGTATACCGAGGAGCTACTGCCCCTAGCCACTGTGGTTACACCGAACATCCCAGAGGCGGAGGTTTTCACTAACATGAAGATTAAAAGCTTTGAGGATATGAAGGCTGCCGTCACAAGTCTACACGAACAGGGTGCTGAGGCCATCCTGTTAAAGGGGGGGCATCTCGGTGGCGAGATCGTAGTAGACCTTCTATCTCAACGCCAAGGGCGTTGCGAGAAATTTGAGAGACCTAGGATAAAGGTCGAGCCTCATGGGATAGGTTGCGCGCTGTCCGCAGCCCTTGCCGTTCACCTAGCTCAAGGCTACAAGCTCCCTCAAGCGGTGAGAAGATCTGAGGAGTTCATTGACAGTCTTCTCAGCTTTTGCAAGCCTATAGGTGGAGGACTTAGGGTGGCCGATCCTCTTGTCCCTCTATATAACGAAGCAGAGAGGCAAATGGTTGTAGAGAGTATTCGCCTCAGCCTCGAGATAGTCAAAGCTCATGAGACAAAATTCCTTCCATACATCGCCGAAGTCGGCACCCAGATAGCTATGTCTCTCCCCTACCCAACTACGTTAGCAGATGTAGCCGCCGTGGATGGTAGACTCAAGAGGGAAGCATGCTCAATTAAAATTTCAGGCTCAATAAAGTTTGGGGTGTCATCCCACATGGCACGTTTAATACTCACCTGCATCCACCGCAACCCAACCATACGAGCGGCGATGAATCTTCACTACGAGGAGGGATTGTTGAGAGCACTTGAGAAAGCTGGTCTCACAGTCTCCGCATTCGATCGCAGTTTAGAGCCAGTTGAGACGAAGCAAACTGAGGGTGCGACGATCATCTGGGGTGTAGAGCGGGCTGTGAGGGTTGCGGGGCGAGTCACTGACGTTATATACGATTTGGGTGAGACTGGGAAGGAGCCTATGATAAGAATCTTGGGGAGAAACGCGGAGGAAGTTGTGGAGAAGGCTCTGCGAGGGATAAACCTTAGAGGCATCTAA
- a CDS encoding MFS transporter produces the protein MTLRKCCVYAKIPAAVIAVVTFLGFVDTFMLLPVIEWYSESLGATLAMAGLIVGAYSIVNTPVNIAFGRIVDRVGRRIPLILGLAWEATNMFSRSLCRIPTHLLIVRILRGTSGGIIEPATMAFMVDISPKTKSNKLLRAKLERHKQKFPHTISNLKESLTGRI, from the coding sequence TTGACACTGAGAAAATGTTGCGTCTATGCCAAGATTCCAGCGGCTGTTATCGCCGTAGTCACCTTTCTAGGTTTTGTCGACACCTTCATGTTGCTACCGGTTATTGAGTGGTATTCGGAGAGTCTTGGTGCTACGCTGGCTATGGCAGGTCTGATAGTTGGAGCCTACTCTATCGTAAATACGCCGGTAAATATCGCCTTCGGGCGTATTGTTGACAGAGTTGGTAGGAGAATACCTTTAATTTTAGGGCTTGCATGGGAAGCCACCAACATGTTCTCTCGCTCCCTTTGTAGAATTCCGACACACCTCCTTATCGTTCGTATTTTACGCGGAACAAGCGGAGGCATAATCGAGCCTGCCACAATGGCATTCATGGTAGACATATCACCGAAAACAAAATCGAACAAGTTGTTGAGGGCTAAACTAGAAAGGCATAAGCAAAAATTTCCCCACACAATTAGCAACTTGAAAGAAAGTTTGACTGGGAGAATTTAA
- a CDS encoding 50S ribosomal protein L37ae, translated as MGHTKKVGMMGRYGARFGSTLRKRRGEIEAKMRRRHTCPRCIANAVRRVSVGVWQCKRCGFTFAGGAYTPSTKIGEMLKKSKLSQHP; from the coding sequence GTGGGGCATACTAAGAAAGTAGGCATGATGGGGAGGTATGGAGCTAGATTCGGCTCAACCCTCAGAAAGCGAAGGGGCGAGATAGAGGCTAAAATGCGGCGCAGGCACACTTGCCCCCGCTGTATAGCCAACGCTGTAAGGCGGGTCAGTGTAGGCGTATGGCAATGTAAGCGGTGTGGTTTCACCTTCGCCGGCGGCGCCTACACGCCATCCACTAAGATAGGTGAAATGCTAAAGAAATCTAAACTCTCCCAGCACCCTTAG
- the rrp42 gene encoding exosome complex protein Rrp42, which translates to MSVTPQARPLARIRSKQMIDLLASGKRIDGRGLSSYRDLKTEVGIISKAEGSASVSLGNTKVMVGVKVEVGEPYPDTPNSGVLTVNSEFVPLAHEIFEPGPPDENSIELARVVDRGIRESKSVDLEKLVLIPGKKVYVIFVDVYILNHDGNLTDASGFAALAALKNSKVPNYNVTERGEVVRGDGFKPLPMRDYPIPVTIAKVNNSLLVDPNLEEETMSDVRLTITSTVDGRICAIQKSGTGGFTTREILDMGMLAEEKSNEIRKKLLEAL; encoded by the coding sequence ATGTCTGTAACACCTCAAGCCAGACCTCTGGCTAGGATCAGAAGTAAACAGATGATCGATCTGTTAGCTAGTGGAAAGAGGATAGATGGTAGAGGCCTTTCAAGTTATAGAGATTTGAAGACTGAGGTTGGGATTATAAGTAAGGCAGAAGGCTCCGCGTCGGTCTCCCTGGGGAACACGAAAGTTATGGTTGGGGTAAAGGTTGAAGTAGGAGAACCATACCCAGATACTCCGAATTCAGGGGTCCTGACGGTGAATTCGGAATTCGTACCACTAGCTCACGAGATCTTCGAGCCCGGTCCACCTGACGAGAACTCCATCGAGTTGGCGCGGGTAGTGGATAGGGGTATTAGAGAGTCTAAATCAGTCGACCTTGAGAAGCTGGTTCTAATTCCCGGCAAGAAGGTTTACGTCATCTTCGTGGATGTATATATACTGAACCATGACGGCAACTTAACAGATGCCTCAGGTTTTGCGGCTCTCGCAGCTCTCAAGAATTCCAAAGTGCCGAACTATAACGTAACTGAAAGAGGGGAGGTTGTTAGGGGTGATGGATTTAAACCTCTTCCCATGAGGGATTATCCGATTCCAGTAACTATCGCGAAAGTGAACAATAGTCTCTTGGTAGACCCGAACCTTGAGGAGGAGACGATGTCGGATGTGCGGTTGACAATCACCTCAACGGTCGATGGTAGGATATGTGCGATACAGAAGAGCGGTACAGGCGGCTTCACTACTCGTGAGATACTTGATATGGGCATGTTGGCGGAGGAGAAGTCAAACGAGATAAGGAAGAAACTGTTGGAGGCTCTTTAA
- the rrp41 gene encoding exosome complex exonuclease Rrp41, producing the protein MEERRKLLDENGLRLDGRRLDECRPIKLEVGLLANADGSAYIEQGKNKILAAVYGPREAHPKHLGLPDRATIRCRYHMAPFSVEERKSPAPSRREIELSKVIREALEPVIFSEYYPRTMIDIFIEVLQSDGGSRCAGVVAASLALADAGVPLRDLVAACAVGKIEGQLVVDLSDIEDKEGEADLPFAYIPSMDKVSLIQMDGLLTREEFEKALAMAVDSCKKIYQLQKAALKQRYMTAEEIAGFTVDEEGV; encoded by the coding sequence ATGGAAGAGAGGCGAAAGCTCCTAGATGAAAATGGGTTAAGGCTTGACGGTAGGAGGCTTGACGAGTGTAGGCCGATAAAGTTAGAGGTTGGGCTGTTAGCAAATGCCGACGGCTCAGCATACATAGAGCAAGGTAAGAACAAGATTCTCGCCGCAGTCTACGGCCCCCGCGAGGCGCACCCGAAGCATCTAGGTCTACCAGATAGAGCCACAATACGTTGTAGATACCATATGGCGCCTTTCTCGGTGGAAGAGAGGAAGTCTCCGGCGCCTTCTCGCCGGGAGATAGAGCTTTCGAAAGTTATAAGGGAGGCTTTGGAGCCTGTGATCTTTTCGGAATATTATCCCCGAACCATGATAGACATATTCATCGAGGTTCTTCAATCTGACGGCGGAAGCCGGTGTGCTGGGGTTGTGGCTGCATCCCTAGCCTTGGCGGATGCTGGGGTGCCGTTGAGAGATCTGGTAGCCGCTTGTGCAGTCGGTAAAATTGAAGGGCAGTTGGTAGTCGATCTCTCTGATATAGAGGATAAGGAGGGAGAGGCAGACTTGCCTTTCGCCTACATACCTTCAATGGATAAAGTTTCGCTAATCCAGATGGACGGTTTGCTTACGCGAGAGGAGTTCGAGAAAGCTCTGGCTATGGCGGTGGACAGCTGTAAGAAGATTTACCAGCTGCAGAAGGCAGCTTTGAAGCAGCGGTATATGACTGCTGAGGAGATAGCAGGTTTCACCGTGGATGAGGAGGGTGTGTAA
- the rrp4 gene encoding exosome complex RNA-binding protein Rrp4 has translation MLVERRQIVAPGDPLAEGDYVAGANTYKEHHKIYAQKLGLVDFEGRTIYVVALKGRYIPTAGDLVIGIVVDVGLNGWYVDINAPYDASLSVSDVLGRSFGPKVEALTNILKLGDVIIAKVLAFDRTRDPSLTIRGPDLGPVGRGVIIDLTPPKIPRLIGKKGSMISMLKQKSGCDIVVGQNGRVLIRGDQPKMIELLISAINMVEKESHRSGLTDKIKDMFEKEKV, from the coding sequence ATGCTAGTTGAGCGGAGGCAGATTGTGGCGCCAGGCGACCCCTTGGCGGAAGGAGACTACGTGGCAGGCGCGAATACGTATAAAGAACACCATAAGATCTACGCTCAGAAGTTAGGGCTTGTCGATTTTGAAGGTAGAACCATCTACGTGGTGGCTTTGAAGGGTAGGTATATCCCAACAGCTGGAGATCTGGTTATAGGGATAGTTGTTGATGTTGGCCTTAATGGCTGGTACGTGGATATAAACGCGCCATACGATGCCTCTCTGAGCGTCAGCGATGTGCTAGGCAGATCCTTCGGCCCAAAAGTTGAGGCGCTCACCAACATCTTGAAGTTAGGCGATGTGATTATAGCTAAGGTACTGGCGTTTGACAGAACCCGTGATCCATCCCTCACAATTAGGGGGCCTGACCTTGGGCCTGTCGGGAGGGGGGTTATCATCGATTTGACGCCACCGAAGATACCCCGCCTTATAGGTAAGAAGGGTTCCATGATAAGCATGTTAAAACAGAAAAGTGGATGCGACATAGTTGTGGGCCAGAATGGTAGGGTTCTCATACGTGGGGACCAACCCAAAATGATCGAGTTACTTATAAGCGCTATAAATATGGTCGAGAAGGAATCTCACAGGTCAGGGTTGACTGATAAGATCAAAGATATGTTTGAGAAAGAGAAGGTATGA
- a CDS encoding ribosome assembly factor SBDS, protein MSQKYTVVRLVVSGERFELMVKPDPALDYKSGKPVAISQILVSDTIFKDVSKGERASEEKLKKLFGTEDTAKIAETIMVKGELQLTTDQRRRLTDEKRRQIITFISRHCIDPRTNLPHPPTRVEQAMDQIRVSIDPFEDAEAQAKEIIQKLKPIIPIKMEMTSVEVRIPPQYASKAYAALKSYGTLKQVSWQPDGGLVASLEMPAGVYGHFVEKMGNLTRGSVQVKEVR, encoded by the coding sequence ATGAGCCAGAAATACACGGTTGTTCGACTGGTTGTTTCTGGCGAAAGGTTTGAATTAATGGTAAAACCTGACCCCGCCCTCGATTACAAGTCAGGGAAGCCAGTTGCTATTTCGCAGATTCTAGTCTCTGACACGATCTTCAAGGACGTGAGCAAAGGTGAGAGGGCATCTGAAGAGAAATTGAAGAAGCTCTTTGGTACAGAAGATACTGCCAAGATTGCCGAGACAATAATGGTTAAGGGTGAGTTGCAGCTCACGACGGATCAGCGGCGTAGGTTGACGGATGAGAAGAGGAGGCAGATAATTACCTTCATCTCACGGCATTGCATCGACCCTAGAACTAACCTCCCTCACCCACCAACCAGAGTGGAGCAGGCTATGGACCAGATTAGAGTATCTATCGATCCTTTTGAGGATGCTGAAGCTCAGGCCAAAGAGATAATTCAGAAACTGAAACCTATCATACCTATAAAGATGGAGATGACATCTGTGGAGGTTAGAATACCTCCACAATACGCCTCGAAGGCGTATGCCGCCCTAAAGTCTTATGGAACCCTAAAGCAGGTCAGCTGGCAACCTGATGGCGGGTTAGTCGCTTCACTAGAAATGCCCGCAGGCGTTTATGGGCACTTCGTAGAGAAGATGGGTAATCTGACACGAGGCTCAGTCCAGGTCAAAGAGGTTAGGTGA
- the psmA gene encoding archaeal proteasome endopeptidase complex subunit alpha — translation MGFVPPGAYDRAITVFSPDGRIFQVEYAFEPVRKGTTAIGLASSKGALLAVEEKPFSVLQDMTVTQKLFQIDEHVGAAVAGLMGDARILIDQARIYAQSHRLTYDEPIDIELLGKKVGDIAQLYTQHAGVRPFGASIIFAGVDKTACRVFLSEPSGAYWGYKGVSIGAGAEVVKPILEKEYRDNMTIEELSMLALNCLSKAMEGKLETQKIRIAVIPADSKKFRLLTPDEIEQRLRKFESSRRTAEK, via the coding sequence ATGGGTTTCGTTCCACCAGGAGCTTACGATCGTGCTATAACCGTCTTCTCCCCTGACGGTAGAATCTTCCAAGTAGAGTATGCCTTCGAGCCTGTAAGGAAGGGAACCACCGCCATCGGGCTAGCGAGCTCGAAAGGTGCTCTATTGGCTGTTGAGGAGAAGCCTTTTTCGGTGCTTCAAGATATGACTGTCACTCAGAAGCTATTCCAGATCGATGAACATGTGGGGGCGGCAGTGGCTGGGTTGATGGGCGACGCTAGGATACTAATAGACCAGGCTAGAATCTACGCGCAGAGCCACAGGTTAACATACGATGAACCGATCGACATTGAACTTTTAGGAAAGAAGGTCGGCGATATCGCTCAGCTTTACACGCAACATGCAGGCGTTAGGCCGTTTGGCGCTTCGATAATCTTTGCTGGAGTAGACAAGACGGCGTGCAGGGTTTTTCTAAGCGAGCCAAGTGGAGCTTACTGGGGCTATAAGGGTGTATCGATAGGTGCTGGTGCTGAAGTGGTAAAGCCGATCCTTGAGAAGGAGTATAGGGACAATATGACCATTGAAGAGTTATCTATGCTGGCCTTAAACTGTCTCTCTAAGGCGATGGAGGGAAAGCTGGAGACTCAGAAGATAAGGATCGCTGTGATCCCCGCCGACTCGAAGAAGTTTAGACTCTTAACCCCAGACGAGATAGAGCAACGTTTAAGGAAGTTCGAGTCGTCACGAAGGACAGCTGAGAAGTGA
- a CDS encoding glutamate synthase-related protein, producing MSTTGSTLRVKDASPTSGMCPICYRGCPNLCEISLSAFRGREALYPEPIHFGLSTASSLKDYRLDWSDFNIQAELLGAEGIEPEPDVALFPAADTTTNVGGIPLKIPILIGAFGSTEVARVNWEGLAVGAAASGILITIGENVCGVDPESRFQDGKVVYSKELERRVRTFRNFWDGKYGDVAVQTNVEDQRLGVDVYAMSKLEVNIIERKWGQGAKAIGGEIRVSNLERAIQLKRRGYIVIPDPEDKAAQEAFKSGVFHSFERHSRVGFPAAKSFLEDIDWLRAQGAKRVTLKTGAYRPAVVAFTMKIASEAKLDYVTFDGAGGGTGMSPVTMMNEMGIPTVYLEALVLKCAQILKAKGRHVPDIVMAGGFINESQVYKAIALSNFGEGPLVKAVLMARSPLTAVMKSSYFVELAAQDKLPGNFVARYGKTPEKFFTSAVELREIYGERSKEIPWEAVGLYGYLGERIKVGLQQLMAGSRRFKLNLLSRQNLVSLTERARDVTGIPTVEEADAEVLESLLT from the coding sequence ATGTCTACTACCGGGTCGACTCTACGTGTGAAGGATGCAAGCCCAACTAGTGGAATGTGCCCAATCTGTTATAGGGGGTGCCCCAATTTATGCGAGATAAGTCTATCAGCTTTCAGAGGACGGGAGGCACTATACCCTGAGCCTATACACTTCGGCCTCAGCACCGCCTCATCTCTAAAGGACTATAGGTTAGATTGGTCTGACTTTAACATTCAGGCTGAGCTCTTAGGCGCAGAGGGCATTGAACCTGAACCTGACGTAGCACTCTTCCCAGCCGCGGACACTACAACAAACGTTGGGGGAATACCCCTCAAGATACCGATCCTCATAGGCGCATTTGGGTCAACTGAGGTTGCGAGAGTGAACTGGGAAGGGTTGGCAGTTGGGGCTGCAGCCTCAGGTATACTCATCACGATTGGGGAGAATGTCTGCGGGGTAGACCCTGAGTCGAGGTTCCAAGACGGTAAAGTGGTTTACTCGAAAGAGCTGGAGAGGCGGGTTAGAACTTTCCGCAATTTTTGGGATGGAAAGTATGGTGATGTGGCAGTTCAGACTAATGTAGAAGATCAGAGGCTTGGAGTCGATGTGTATGCCATGTCAAAGCTGGAGGTCAACATCATAGAGCGGAAGTGGGGTCAGGGTGCCAAGGCGATTGGCGGCGAGATCAGGGTGTCGAATCTTGAAAGAGCCATCCAGCTAAAGAGGCGCGGCTACATAGTTATCCCAGACCCTGAGGACAAAGCAGCCCAGGAGGCCTTTAAGAGTGGTGTCTTCCACTCATTTGAGAGGCATAGTAGAGTCGGGTTTCCAGCAGCGAAGAGCTTCTTGGAGGATATAGATTGGCTTAGGGCGCAAGGAGCTAAGCGTGTGACACTGAAGACCGGTGCCTATAGACCAGCCGTTGTTGCCTTCACGATGAAGATAGCCTCTGAGGCGAAGCTGGATTATGTAACATTCGATGGCGCCGGTGGAGGAACTGGCATGAGCCCTGTGACAATGATGAATGAGATGGGTATACCTACAGTCTATCTAGAGGCATTAGTCTTGAAGTGCGCCCAGATATTGAAGGCTAAGGGTAGGCATGTGCCTGACATTGTTATGGCTGGTGGATTCATAAACGAGAGCCAAGTCTACAAAGCCATAGCTCTCAGTAACTTTGGCGAAGGCCCCCTCGTTAAGGCAGTATTGATGGCTAGGTCACCTCTCACCGCCGTAATGAAGTCCTCCTACTTCGTAGAGTTAGCCGCTCAGGATAAACTCCCTGGAAACTTCGTAGCTAGGTACGGCAAGACACCCGAGAAGTTCTTCACCTCAGCCGTCGAGTTGAGAGAGATCTATGGGGAGCGGTCAAAGGAGATACCTTGGGAGGCTGTGGGCCTATATGGCTACCTTGGCGAGAGAATTAAGGTAGGCCTCCAGCAACTCATGGCAGGCTCTAGGAGGTTCAAACTAAACCTCCTCTCCAGACAGAACCTAGTCTCGCTGACTGAGCGGGCGCGGGATGTGACAGGTATCCCAACCGTAGAGGAAGCCGACGCGGAGGTCCTTGAAAGCCTCCTCACTTAG